The window GGCCGAGATCAGCCGTCGGGAGGGGCTCGTCGCCCTGGAGAACGTCCAGACCGAGAACATGGTCCTCAAGAAGTCCTGCCAACTCATCGCCGACAACGCCGATCCCGCGCTCATCCGCACGACCCTGGCCATCGAGATCAATTCCATGCGCCGCCGCCATCAGGTGGCGCAGGACGTCTTCAAGAGGCTGGCGGCTCTGGCTCCCGCCTTCGGGATGATGGGCACGCTCATCGGCCTGGTTCAGATGCTCTCCCAGCTCAACGATCCCAAGTCCATCGGCCCGGCCATGGCCGTGGCCCTGCTGACCACCTTCTACGGTTCCGCCATGTCCACGCTCTTCTTCATCCCCATGGCGGCCAAGCTCAGGGCGCGCACCTTACAGGAGCAATTGCACCTCGAGGTCATTTTCGAGGGGGCGAAGTCCATACTTGAGAACAACAACCCCCGTCTGGTCTACGAGAAGCTGTCCTCCTTCCTGGCCCCGGCGGAACGTGAGATGCATCGATGAGCCGCGACGAAGAAGACGATCTGCTCCTCGATTTCAGCGACGATGAAGAGGAGAACACCGAGTGGTTGACGACTTTCGCCGACCTCTCCATGCTGTTGCTGGTCTTTTTCGTGCTGCTCTATTCCATGTCCACTCTGGACAACGAGAAGTTTTCCAAGACATTTTCTTCGGTGACGCAGGCCCTGCAAGGCAAGATGAACAAGGTTTCGACCAGCAGGATAAGCAGGGAGGAAGCCGGTGTGCTCATCGATCAGGCCCTGATGCGGCGTCAGATCATCGAGTCCCAGCGGAAGGTCTTCGCCGAGGTCAAGACGCTTCAGACCAAGAAGGGCGTGGAAGGGCTGGTCAGCGCGAATTTCGAGGACGGAGTCATTACCCTCCGCGTGCCGGGCGACGTCATGTTCGAGTCCGGCCAGGTGGAGCTCACGCCCCGGGGCGTGGAATTGGTCAACGACCTCAAGGATTTTTTCATCAAGCACAAGGACCAGAACATCAAGATCATCGGCTATACGGACAACGTCCGCCCCAGCGGCCGGTCCCGGTTCAAGGACAATTGGGAGATATCGGCCATGCGCGCGGTCAACGTCCTGCGCGAGCTGCTTGACATGGGGCTGGAGTCCACCCGGTTGACGGCCACGGGGCTGGCCTATCTGAACCCGCTTTTCCCGAACACTTCGCCGGAATATCGGGCCAAGAACCGTCGGGTCGAATTCGTGCTTGAAAAGCGCGTGTCCGGTAAGTAGACGGCCTCTGACATTAATTTTTTCAGAGAGGATACTAATGGATTTCAGCATTCGGTTGCCTGAAGAAGAAGAGCGGCTGCGCAAGGCCTTCCGTACCAACGTGCCCGGCCTGACCGCCCGGTTCCCCGGCCTCGATCAGGTCTACGACGTGCTGGACCTCAGCGCCACGGGAGTTGCCGTGCGCGAGGAGGGCGGCCGGTTTGTCGAGAAGGAAATGTATGACGTGGAGTTGAGGATTCGGAACAGGCTGTTCATCGGCGGAGCCCTGGCCATGTGCATGAGGCTGCATGACGGCGGCGTCGTGGGGTTCAATTTCGTTGACCTGGATCGGCAGAAGCAGATCAAGCTCGACAAATTGGTTCTTGAGGTGCAAAAAAGACGTATAGCCCTGCAAAAGAAAAAACGCGAGCAAGGTTGACGGTGCAACGCAAGGACATCGACCGCCACAAGGTCCTCATAGCCAACCGAGGCGAAATAGCCATGCGGGTCATGAGCGCGTGCCGCCGCCTGGGAATCGATTTCGTTTGCCTGTGCACGGCCGAGGACCGGGCGTCAGGCCATGTGCGGCTTGCCCGGGAGCTGGCCGGCGACGACGCCGTTTACTCCATTTCTTCTTATCTGGACGCCAACGAGATTTTTTCCGTTGCCGACGCGAGCGGCGCCACGGCCGTACATCCCGGCTATGGTTTCTTTGCCGAGGACTTCCGGTTCGCCCGTCGCGTATTGCGGCGGGATCGCCCCATGGAGTTCATCGGGCCTTCCTGGTGGGTCATTCGCGATCTGGGCGACAAAATCAACACCAAGCGCATCGCCCGTTCCCTGAACGTGCCGACCGTGCCCGGCTCCGACCGTCCCGTGTACAGCGAGATAGAGGCCGACGAGATCGCCTCCAGCCTGTTCGAGTTCCAGGCGAGCCAGGGCATCGTGGACGGTGTCATCATGGTCAAGGCCTCGGCTGGCGGCGGCGGTATGGGTATCGAGGAAGTCGGCGACCTCAACGAGTTCCGCTCGGTGTTCCGGCGCATACGCAATTACGCCAAGCGCAATTTCGGCGACGAGGGCGTGCTCATCGAGCAGCGCATTTTCGATTTCAACCACCTGGAGGTGCAGGTGGTTTCCGAGCGGGGCGGCAGGAACCACGTGCATTTCGGCACGCGAAACTGTTCGGTCCAGTCCACCGGCAAACAGAAGCGCATCGAGGTCGCCCCCGGGTTCGCGCCGGGCGTGGTTCCCTATACCTTCGACGCCGCAAAAGTGCTGTCGGAGATCACCGAGCATTCCCTGGCCATGGCCCGCGAGACCCGCTACGACAACGTGGGCACCTGGGAGTGGATCATCACCCCGCGCGGCGAGCCGTTCCTGATGGAGGTCAATACGCGCATTCAGGTCGAGAACGGCGTGTCGGCCGTTATCTCGAGGGTCAACGGACAGCCTGTGGACATCATCACCGAGCAGATCCGCCTGGCCCTGGGCGAACCGTTGCGCTACTCTCAGGAGGACATTTCCTTCGAGGGCGTCGGCATCGAGTATCGGTTGGTGGCCGAGAACACGGCCAATAGGTTCACCCCGTGCGCCGGGACCATTTCGCGTCTGGCGTGGAGCGATCGCGACTGGCTTCAGGTTCATACCCACGTGCCCACGGACCGCGAGTACGAGATTCCCATGGAATACGATCCGAACCTGGCCCTGGCCATTGTTTGGGGCAATGATCTGGCCGAGGCCAAGGCGCGCGGCCTCCAGTTCCTGGACGAGTTGGCTCTGGAAGGGAAGTGCGGCAGCACCTCAGATGAATTTTATAGCAATATCGAATATCTGAAGGCCAAAACCGGCGGGCTTCTGGAGTTCTGAGTATGGACAGGGAACGGAGAATCCAGGGCCTGAGGGATCGGCTGCATTACATACAGGACATCTTCGCCAACCGCGACGATGAGTCCATACGGCTGTTGGCCGCCAAGTTCGGCGAACTCATGGAACGCCACGAGACCATTCCGGGCGGGGCCAAGCGCGAGGAGCTCGTGCGCATCGAGGATCTGTTCGATTTTTCCGAGCGCAAACTCGACACCACCCTGACCCCCATGGATCGGGTGCGCATCGTCCGTCATCCCCAGCGAATCTGCCTCAAGGACATTCTGGAGAACGTCTACGACAACTACACGGAGATCGGCGGCCGGGGCGAGTACAACATCGACCCGAGTATGCTCATCGCCCGCGCCGTGTTTTCGCGCAGGGTGGGGGACAAGGTCATCAATCAGATGGTCATGGTCATCGGCCAGGAAAAGGGGCACGGCGAGGCCTTTCGCAACGGCGGTTCGGTCAAGCCTTGGGGCAACGCGAAGGCCTTGCATTACATGAAGGTGGCCGAGACCGAGAACATCCCGGTGCACGCCTTCGTGTTCACGCCGGGTGCGTACCCCGTGGAGGACTGGCCCGGAGCGGCCCAGCAGATCGCCCGCAACCTCTACGAATTGGCCGGGCTGCGCGTGCCTGTCATTTCCGTCTTTTCCGAGGGCGGTTCGGGCGGAGCCGAGGCCATAGGCCTGGCCGATCGCAGGATCATGCTCTCCCATGGCTATTATTCCGTGATCTCGCCCGAGGGCGCGGCGGCCATTGAGGCCGGGCTGCGCAGCGGCGACCGGACCACTCCCGAGCTCATCGAAAAATGCGCCCGGCAGTTGTGCATCACCGCCGAGGACAATCTGCGGAACGGTTATGTGGACCGCGTGCTTCAGGAACCGCCGCTGGGCGCGCGCCCGTATCATTACGACTTTTTCCATGAACTGAGGCGCGAGCTTATCCAGACCACCAACGAGGTGGTCAGCTCGGTCAAGTCCATGAAGCTCTATCGCGCCATGGCTGTGCGCACCTCCAAGACCGACGATGCCGAATCCATCTATATGCGTTGGACACTGTCTTCGTCCGCGCTCGACAGGCTGGTGGACTTGCGCCAGCGGAAGTTCCGGGCCATGAGCCGCCACGCCCGTCTGGACGGCACCGGGGTTGTCAGCCGTGCCGTGGCCGCCACCAAGGGGACGGTTTGGGCCGCCCATTCCTTCCTGCGTTACGACCTGCTCGGGCGTCAGAAAAAACGGCTCAACGCCATGTTCGAGGACCTCGGGGCCGAGGCGCACCTTGTCCGTCACAAGGTGTTCATGCCGCTGAAGAAGACTCTGGATCGCGTCCTCCCCGGCAATAACGGGGAACAGCCCAAGGTGGGGGTGGCCGTGGTGGACAGGCTGACCCGGCTTTCCTGCCCCGAGGACGGCGCATGTCTGGTGGGCAGCGAATGGGCGTGGACCAGCCCGCGCAGCCAGGAGGACCGCACCATCTCCTGTCCCAACGTCCGCACTCATCATTGTCCGGACCTGTGGGTTCCGGACCTCTTCGGCGATTTCGCTGGGGTCTGCCCCTCCTGCGGCCATCATTTTCCCATGGAGTACCGCTGGTATCTCGAGAACGTCTTCGGCTACAGCGAGGCCAAGGAGTTCAACCGGCAATTGGAGTCCGTGAATCCCCTTGGTTACGAGAAATTCGACACCAAGCTGGACAAGGCCAAGGAGCGGACCGGCCTCAAGTCCGCCTGCATCACCTTCGAGACCTCCATTGAGGAGGTGGATACCGTGGTGGCCGTGCTTTGCGCGCCCTTCAGAGGCGGTTCCGTGGGGGCGGCCGAGGGCGAAAAGTTCATCCGCGCGGCGGAACGCGCCACCCGCAAGCGGCAGCCGTTCATCGCCTATGTGCACGGCACGGCGGGCATTCGGATTCAGGAGGGCGTCAACGGCGTCATCCAGATGCCGCGCTGCACCATCGCCGTGCGGAGGTACATCGACGCGGGCGGCCTGTACCTGGTGCTCTACGACACCAACTCCTACGCCGGCCCCGTGGCCAGCTTCCTCGGCTGTTCGCCGTACCAGTTCGCGGTGCAATCCTCGAACATCGGTTTCGCCGGACCGGGCGTCATCAGCGAAACCACGGGCACTGCGGTGCCTCCCAACTACCATCAGGCCTACCACGCACTGTCGCGGGGCCACATCCACGGCATATGGGATCGCCGCGAGGTCAAGAAAAACCTCCATCAGTCGCTCCTGACCATGGGCGGGCGCAACCTTTACTATCGCTGATTTTTATGAGACACCCCCCATCGTGTCCCGTGTTTGAAACAGACACGAATCAGATCGCAATAGAGGAAAAATAGTGCTTAATATTAAAGAGTTACTTGATAAGGTGAAGGCTTCGCCCTACCGCGAGATCGTGGTTCGGGCCCCTCACACCGGCGTGGTCTCCTTCGCGTCCGTAAAGCCCGGTGAAAAAGTCCATGGCCCCAGAGGCGAGTTCATGGAGAAACCCGGCACCCTGCTGGCGCAACTGACCCGCGAGAAGAACGAAAAGCCCATCCTCGCTCCCGAGAAGGGCGTCATCGAGGCCGTGCACACGAGGTTTGAAGGGCAGTTCGTCGAGGCGGGCGAGCCGCTTGTGACAATCAAACATTACATGACCCGCAAAGAGGTTATCGAACTCATCCTGCAGGAGGCCCTGTATCTGTTCCGGGCTCCCGAGCGGGCCAAATATTATTTCGTTCCGGAAGTGGACCAGAAACTCAAGGTTTCGGGCAAGCGTTCCGTCAAGGTCCACGACGGCATGGAATTCCTCATTGTGTCCCGCATGAAGCGGGAAACCCCGCTGGCCTATTCCGGGCCGGAGGGCATCATCTACTCCGTCTATTTCGGCCGGGGCGAAAACGTGGACGAGGGCGAGCCCCTTATCGGCGTCTGTCCCGAAGACCAGCTCTCTGTCATTCAGGATGTGGTGGCCCGCATTCAGAGCGAGTGGGAAGAAGAGGTGTAGGCAAAACACAAGACCGGGAGGTTCGGCATGGGCAGATTGCTGCAGATTCGGGTGTCGGCATGGACGTACAGCGAGGACGAGGTACGCAAGACCTGGCCCTCTTTGTGGAATCTGGCTTGGGAGGACAGTTCCGCCATCCCCAAAAAGGGCGTTATGGAACTGGCCGATGCGATCTTCGATGCCGTGCGCGCCGGGCTCATTCCCGGCGATAAGGCCGACGTCCTCAGGGAAAACGCCGAAAAGGCGGACAAACTGCGTTTGTCCATAGAAAAAGCCCTGGGTGATTGGCGTCCCGGTGATGCGGACAAGCTCACCTATGAACTGGAAGACACCTTGGACGCACTTGAAGACAGTGCGGCCAAATTTTGATATTGAATTTTCAAAGATGAACTTTTGTTAGGTAAGGAGTTGAAATGGCTGGCAGCTTGAATAAAGTGATCCTCATCGGCAGGCTCGGGCGTGATCCCGAGTTGTCCTATACGCCCAACGGCCAGGCCCGTTGCAGGTTCTCCATCGCCACAGACGAGGGGTATCGGGACCGGCAGACCGGCCAGCGGGTGGAAAAGACCGAATGGCACAACATCGTGGCCTGGCGTCAGCAGGCCGAGTTCTGCGGCAATTACCTGGCCAAAGGCCGGTTGGTTCTGATTGAAGGCAAACTCCAGACCCGCAAGTGGCAGGATCAGGGCTCCGGCCAGGATCGCTACATGACCGAGGTCGTGGCCGACAATATTCAGGGCCTCGACCGCGCTCCCGACGGCCAGCAGGCCGGGTACCAGCAGCAGGGCGGCTATCAGCAGCAGGGCGGTTACCAGCAGAATCGTCCCCAGCAGAATCGTCCCCCGCAGCAGAACGGCTACCAGCAGAACCCGCCCCGGCAGGACGAAGACGAGGATTTGGGTCCCGCTTTCCCGTCCGAGGCCAGCGGCATGGACGACGTGCCGTTCTAGCCTGGGCGCAAATGTGTTTTGAAAAGGCCGGTCCGCAATGGGCCGGTCTTTTTTTGCGCCCTTTTGATTTCGCCTTCATCTCTGTCCGGCCCACATCGTTGGCTGGTGTCAGGCTCTGCTTCCCAGTCTTCCTGTCCAGGGGGAGAGGTCGGGTGTGGTCGTGGCTTCACGGCGTATATCCACGGGGCGAGCGGAAATCATTCATTCGGACGGAGAGCCCGCCTATGGAAGTCCCGCGCTAGGTGTAGCAGATGGTATTATGGAATACCGCGCTGTCCGTTACAGCCTTGTACTGATGGGCCACATCGGCGTGAAATTTGTGGACGTCCCCCGGCTCCAGCCTGTGGAGCCGACCTTCGTGGATCAGATCGACCACGCCGCGGAGGACCACAACATGCTCCACCACGCCGAATCGGTGGGCGGCGGAAACCAGGCGGTGCCCGTTGCGAAGGGTGACTTCGAACAGCTCCATGCGCGTGGCCGGGTCATAGGGAAAGAGTTCCCGGACGAGCATGTCCGGATCGCAGGGGATGCCCACCTGACGAAAATCCGAGCCCGTCTTGCTGGAGAAAAACGAGGCCAAGGAAATGTTCAGCCCTGCGGCGATCTTTAATAAGGTAGTGATGGTCGGGGCGGATTCCAGTCGCTCGATCTGGCCGAGCATGGCTTTGGAAACGCCTGTGAGCAGGGCGGCCTTATCGAGGCTTATCTCTTTGTCATTTCGACATTTTTTTATTATACCGGCAATGGCGGATCGGATGTCGGTCGGTGGCACTTGGGCTCCTTGCGCGTTGCCCTGCGCAGTTGGCGGTTGGAGTGGACGTTATAACGCACAAACCCCCTCGTAGCAGGCGGATATGACGCAGGCAAGGGAATCCTGGGCCATCCGGAGTGGTTGAGGCCCCTTGGCGGGCTGCGTACGGGTTCCCCATTCCCGAATTCGCATTTCCATGGTGGTTTTAGCTGGAGCAAAATTGTTTTTTATCCCGTTTTTACCCCGGTATAAGGTCGGGATTCGTTCGGTCGGTGTTC is drawn from Desulfovibrio sp. Fe33 and contains these coding sequences:
- a CDS encoding ATP-binding protein, whose product is MQRKDIDRHKVLIANRGEIAMRVMSACRRLGIDFVCLCTAEDRASGHVRLARELAGDDAVYSISSYLDANEIFSVADASGATAVHPGYGFFAEDFRFARRVLRRDRPMEFIGPSWWVIRDLGDKINTKRIARSLNVPTVPGSDRPVYSEIEADEIASSLFEFQASQGIVDGVIMVKASAGGGGMGIEEVGDLNEFRSVFRRIRNYAKRNFGDEGVLIEQRIFDFNHLEVQVVSERGGRNHVHFGTRNCSVQSTGKQKRIEVAPGFAPGVVPYTFDAAKVLSEITEHSLAMARETRYDNVGTWEWIITPRGEPFLMEVNTRIQVENGVSAVISRVNGQPVDIITEQIRLALGEPLRYSQEDISFEGVGIEYRLVAENTANRFTPCAGTISRLAWSDRDWLQVHTHVPTDREYEIPMEYDPNLALAIVWGNDLAEAKARGLQFLDELALEGKCGSTSDEFYSNIEYLKAKTGGLLEF
- a CDS encoding acetyl-CoA carboxylase carboxyl transferase subunit alpha/beta, whose protein sequence is MDRERRIQGLRDRLHYIQDIFANRDDESIRLLAAKFGELMERHETIPGGAKREELVRIEDLFDFSERKLDTTLTPMDRVRIVRHPQRICLKDILENVYDNYTEIGGRGEYNIDPSMLIARAVFSRRVGDKVINQMVMVIGQEKGHGEAFRNGGSVKPWGNAKALHYMKVAETENIPVHAFVFTPGAYPVEDWPGAAQQIARNLYELAGLRVPVISVFSEGGSGGAEAIGLADRRIMLSHGYYSVISPEGAAAIEAGLRSGDRTTPELIEKCARQLCITAEDNLRNGYVDRVLQEPPLGARPYHYDFFHELRRELIQTTNEVVSSVKSMKLYRAMAVRTSKTDDAESIYMRWTLSSSALDRLVDLRQRKFRAMSRHARLDGTGVVSRAVAATKGTVWAAHSFLRYDLLGRQKKRLNAMFEDLGAEAHLVRHKVFMPLKKTLDRVLPGNNGEQPKVGVAVVDRLTRLSCPEDGACLVGSEWAWTSPRSQEDRTISCPNVRTHHCPDLWVPDLFGDFAGVCPSCGHHFPMEYRWYLENVFGYSEAKEFNRQLESVNPLGYEKFDTKLDKAKERTGLKSACITFETSIEEVDTVVAVLCAPFRGGSVGAAEGEKFIRAAERATRKRQPFIAYVHGTAGIRIQEGVNGVIQMPRCTIAVRRYIDAGGLYLVLYDTNSYAGPVASFLGCSPYQFAVQSSNIGFAGPGVISETTGTAVPPNYHQAYHALSRGHIHGIWDRREVKKNLHQSLLTMGGRNLYYR
- a CDS encoding single-stranded DNA-binding protein; the encoded protein is MAGSLNKVILIGRLGRDPELSYTPNGQARCRFSIATDEGYRDRQTGQRVEKTEWHNIVAWRQQAEFCGNYLAKGRLVLIEGKLQTRKWQDQGSGQDRYMTEVVADNIQGLDRAPDGQQAGYQQQGGYQQQGGYQQNRPQQNRPPQQNGYQQNPPRQDEDEDLGPAFPSEASGMDDVPF
- a CDS encoding PilZ domain-containing protein; translated protein: MDFSIRLPEEEERLRKAFRTNVPGLTARFPGLDQVYDVLDLSATGVAVREEGGRFVEKEMYDVELRIRNRLFIGGALAMCMRLHDGGVVGFNFVDLDRQKQIKLDKLVLEVQKRRIALQKKKREQG
- a CDS encoding motility protein A; translation: MDIVTLLGLAVGLSLIIGAIIIGGAVDVFINIPGMMIVVGGTLASILVAFPFEEIIQSFKAAFKMFVGRKNRVRDVVNIMVKVAEISRREGLVALENVQTENMVLKKSCQLIADNADPALIRTTLAIEINSMRRRHQVAQDVFKRLAALAPAFGMMGTLIGLVQMLSQLNDPKSIGPAMAVALLTTFYGSAMSTLFFIPMAAKLRARTLQEQLHLEVIFEGAKSILENNNPRLVYEKLSSFLAPAEREMHR
- a CDS encoding OmpA/MotB family protein; its protein translation is MSRDEEDDLLLDFSDDEEENTEWLTTFADLSMLLLVFFVLLYSMSTLDNEKFSKTFSSVTQALQGKMNKVSTSRISREEAGVLIDQALMRRQIIESQRKVFAEVKTLQTKKGVEGLVSANFEDGVITLRVPGDVMFESGQVELTPRGVELVNDLKDFFIKHKDQNIKIIGYTDNVRPSGRSRFKDNWEISAMRAVNVLRELLDMGLESTRLTATGLAYLNPLFPNTSPEYRAKNRRVEFVLEKRVSGK
- a CDS encoding helix-turn-helix domain-containing protein, with the protein product MPPTDIRSAIAGIIKKCRNDKEISLDKAALLTGVSKAMLGQIERLESAPTITTLLKIAAGLNISLASFFSSKTGSDFRQVGIPCDPDMLVRELFPYDPATRMELFEVTLRNGHRLVSAAHRFGVVEHVVVLRGVVDLIHEGRLHRLEPGDVHKFHADVAHQYKAVTDSAVFHNTICYT
- a CDS encoding biotin attachment protein; the encoded protein is MLNIKELLDKVKASPYREIVVRAPHTGVVSFASVKPGEKVHGPRGEFMEKPGTLLAQLTREKNEKPILAPEKGVIEAVHTRFEGQFVEAGEPLVTIKHYMTRKEVIELILQEALYLFRAPERAKYYFVPEVDQKLKVSGKRSVKVHDGMEFLIVSRMKRETPLAYSGPEGIIYSVYFGRGENVDEGEPLIGVCPEDQLSVIQDVVARIQSEWEEEV